Proteins encoded by one window of Cuniculiplasma divulgatum:
- a CDS encoding Rpb4 family DNA-directed RNA polymerase subunit encodes MNIKYITSSEARDLLQDLKENSPEEAKEFEYVRQFSRLSKKDAVEAVKKISELSGFSEEVCVKIVDLMPSNIEQMLAILNSYKLTPKDEVLSSIIDYLKELQ; translated from the coding sequence ATGAATATAAAGTATATCACATCATCAGAGGCCAGAGACTTACTTCAGGACCTAAAGGAAAACTCACCTGAAGAAGCTAAGGAATTTGAATATGTGAGACAGTTTTCAAGACTAAGCAAAAAGGATGCAGTCGAGGCAGTTAAGAAGATATCTGAACTTTCAGGTTTCTCAGAAGAAGTCTGTGTAAAGATAGTCGATCTGATGCCATCCAACATTGAGCAGATGCTGGCAATTTTAAATTCTTATAAGCTTACACCAAAAGATGAAGTTTTAAGTAGTATAATTGATTATTTAAAAGAATTGCAGTGA